One genomic region from Croceicoccus sp. YJ47 encodes:
- a CDS encoding mechanosensitive ion channel family protein yields MMMTASLPAIRRALVALGLCVLALALLGGVAGAQSGDGPPVYERDAINAGLPGEPPGYYDTPQATMESFHDAAEREDWTAAAHALDLGFLPPDQQARAGPRLARQFHAVLGRAMTLDWDALPDRPDALDDTSSSKNPMAGVPRRDIRLGRIDMPTRAVTVRIARYRAGDGDPRWLIAGQTVQNLSQLYERYGPTAFEQALPDMLRQPAFWTLLWWEVIALPFVIAVAFLAAALTWRALRTLSDRYGDKWIVGVLDAVRTPVALFAFAGTFAVMRQLFFTFSGPIAAILDPVQILAIVLAIASIFLAVIEGILDTVAQNQIDDISEPEAERDRNYYTTLSAVRRIVIVILLLVAIGVVLIQTNLTETLGFSLVASAGFLTLILAFAARTMLSDVMASLQIAFSKTARIGDAVKYDGSWSYVEKIGFTHLRLRTWDERRVLVPVGEFVQSSFENWTKTDPYLMEVARLHLDHRADIAKLREEFAKFVADDDDAISPEEAKLQVVDHTDRAMVVRMIVRATDPSTGWDMLCRLREHMLRMAARMDAAAGAEPAPAFLPREREVRMDENAAGNGDPAQ; encoded by the coding sequence ATGATGATGACCGCTTCCCTCCCCGCGATCCGCCGCGCTCTTGTGGCGCTCGGCCTTTGCGTATTGGCGCTTGCGCTGCTGGGCGGGGTGGCGGGTGCGCAATCGGGGGACGGGCCGCCCGTCTACGAACGCGATGCGATCAATGCCGGCCTTCCGGGGGAACCGCCGGGGTATTACGATACGCCGCAGGCCACTATGGAAAGCTTTCACGACGCGGCGGAGCGCGAGGACTGGACCGCTGCGGCCCATGCGCTCGATTTGGGTTTCCTCCCGCCGGACCAGCAGGCCCGCGCCGGGCCACGGCTCGCCCGGCAGTTTCACGCCGTGCTCGGCCGGGCGATGACGCTTGACTGGGACGCATTGCCGGACCGTCCCGACGCGCTCGACGATACGAGTTCGAGCAAGAATCCCATGGCCGGGGTGCCGCGCCGCGACATCCGGCTCGGCCGGATCGACATGCCGACGCGCGCCGTCACCGTCCGCATCGCCCGCTACCGCGCCGGCGATGGCGATCCGCGCTGGCTCATCGCGGGACAGACGGTACAGAACCTGTCGCAGCTTTACGAACGATACGGTCCCACCGCGTTCGAGCAGGCCCTGCCCGACATGTTGCGCCAGCCTGCGTTCTGGACCCTGCTATGGTGGGAGGTAATCGCGTTGCCGTTCGTCATCGCCGTGGCGTTCCTGGCCGCTGCGCTGACCTGGCGGGCGCTCCGTACGCTCTCCGACCGCTATGGCGACAAATGGATCGTCGGCGTGCTCGACGCGGTGCGCACGCCGGTCGCGCTGTTTGCCTTTGCCGGGACGTTCGCGGTGATGCGGCAATTGTTCTTCACCTTTTCGGGGCCGATCGCCGCCATTCTCGATCCGGTGCAGATTCTCGCCATCGTGCTGGCCATCGCGTCCATTTTCCTCGCCGTGATCGAAGGCATTCTCGACACCGTCGCGCAGAACCAGATCGACGACATCAGCGAGCCGGAGGCAGAGCGCGACCGCAATTATTATACCACGCTGTCGGCGGTGCGGCGCATCGTGATCGTCATCCTCCTCCTCGTCGCGATCGGGGTCGTCCTCATTCAGACGAACCTGACCGAAACGCTCGGCTTTTCGCTGGTCGCATCGGCGGGTTTCCTCACGCTGATCCTCGCCTTTGCCGCGCGCACCATGCTTTCCGACGTGATGGCCTCGCTTCAGATCGCCTTTTCAAAAACGGCGCGCATCGGCGATGCCGTGAAATACGACGGCAGCTGGTCCTATGTCGAAAAGATCGGCTTTACCCATCTGCGTCTGCGCACCTGGGACGAGCGGCGCGTGCTCGTCCCTGTGGGCGAATTCGTGCAATCCAGCTTCGAGAACTGGACCAAGACCGATCCCTACTTGATGGAGGTGGCGCGGCTGCATCTCGACCATCGTGCCGACATTGCGAAGCTGCGCGAGGAATTCGCGAAATTCGTCGCGGACGACGATGATGCGATCTCTCCCGAAGAGGCGAAATTGCAGGTGGTCGACCACACCGACCGGGCCATGGTGGTGCGCATGATCGTGCGGGCGACCGACCCGTCGACCGGGTGGGACATGCTGTGCCGTCTGCGCGAACACATGCTGCGCATGGCGGCGCGGATGGACGCCGCAGCGGGCGCAGAGCCGGCGCCCGCCTTCCTCCCACGCGAGCGCGAGGTCCGCATGGACGAAAATGCGGCCGGGAACGGGGACCCCGCGCAATGA
- a CDS encoding metallopeptidase family protein, whose translation MTRGKRTIGHAPTAQEMEAMARRALAALPPAFAVHCEGIVLSIEDFADDETLRSVGLDEPFELTGIYEGIPLSDKSIEHSGTMPDRVRLFRRPILDEWAERGDETLEHLVAHVVIHEIGHHFGLSDDDMHALEDAADLDTAEG comes from the coding sequence ATGACACGTGGCAAACGCACCATCGGCCACGCCCCCACGGCACAGGAGATGGAGGCCATGGCCCGCCGCGCGCTCGCCGCGCTACCCCCCGCCTTCGCCGTCCATTGCGAGGGGATCGTCCTCAGCATCGAGGATTTCGCCGACGACGAAACGCTCCGGAGCGTCGGCCTCGACGAACCGTTCGAACTCACCGGCATTTACGAGGGCATCCCCCTTTCCGACAAGAGCATCGAGCATTCGGGCACGATGCCCGACCGGGTCCGGCTGTTTCGCCGCCCGATCCTCGACGAATGGGCGGAGCGGGGGGATGAAACGCTCGAACATCTCGTCGCGCATGTCGTGATCCACGAAATCGGCCATCACTTCGGATTGTCGGACGACGATATGCACGCATTGGAAGACGCGGCGGACCTGGACACGGCAGAGGGATAG
- a CDS encoding peptidylprolyl isomerase has protein sequence MKRHVLPLALLASLAAPAIAAQDGDTRPTPGAIADAAPESEWRRIADDDLLVMTLAPDAQGEERRIVMQLLPEPFSQGWVGNVRLLARDHWWDGTSVYRVVDNWVTQWGDGEDERADPKPLPDGIVAVPERDYVVAGDSEGYRAVGEMLRSQAIRRARLAAVPVRDGTPPPVAMEPAPGIQAYGADPYAPTTGFYRGWPVAMDADGAWPTHCYGMIGVARDLTPDTGTGAELYTVIGHAPRQLDRNIALVGRVIAGMEHLSTLPRGKGPAGVYADEARHTPIVSVRLARELPPGERPAFEYLDTASDSFARYLHVRANRDDSFYQYGAGGVDVCNVQVPIRPVD, from the coding sequence ATGAAACGCCATGTCCTGCCGCTCGCCCTGCTCGCCTCTCTCGCCGCGCCCGCCATCGCCGCGCAGGATGGCGACACCCGCCCCACCCCCGGCGCCATCGCCGACGCCGCGCCCGAGAGCGAATGGCGGCGCATCGCGGACGACGACCTGCTCGTCATGACGCTCGCCCCCGATGCGCAAGGGGAAGAGCGGCGTATCGTGATGCAATTGCTGCCCGAACCGTTCTCGCAAGGCTGGGTCGGAAATGTCCGCCTGCTGGCGCGCGATCACTGGTGGGACGGGACGAGCGTCTATCGCGTGGTCGACAACTGGGTCACGCAATGGGGCGATGGGGAGGACGAGCGCGCCGATCCCAAGCCGCTGCCCGATGGCATCGTCGCGGTGCCCGAACGCGACTACGTGGTGGCGGGCGACAGCGAAGGCTATCGCGCGGTCGGCGAAATGCTGCGGTCGCAGGCGATCCGGCGGGCCCGGCTTGCCGCAGTGCCGGTGCGTGATGGCACGCCGCCGCCGGTCGCCATGGAACCGGCGCCTGGAATACAGGCATATGGCGCCGATCCCTATGCGCCGACGACCGGTTTCTATCGCGGCTGGCCCGTGGCGATGGATGCGGACGGCGCATGGCCCACTCATTGTTACGGCATGATCGGGGTGGCGCGCGACCTCACGCCCGACACCGGCACGGGGGCCGAACTCTACACCGTGATCGGCCACGCCCCGCGCCAGCTCGACCGCAACATCGCGCTCGTCGGGCGGGTGATCGCGGGGATGGAGCACCTCTCCACCCTGCCGCGCGGCAAGGGGCCGGCAGGCGTCTACGCCGACGAGGCGCGCCATACGCCTATCGTGTCTGTCCGGCTGGCGCGCGAATTGCCGCCGGGCGAGCGGCCCGCCTTCGAATATCTCGACACGGCAAGCGACAGCTTCGCGCGCTATCTCCACGTGCGGGCCAATCGCGATGACAGCTTTTATCAATATGGCGCAGGCGGGGTCGACGTCTGCAACGTGCAGGTGCCGATCCGCCCGGTGGACTAG
- a CDS encoding bifunctional (p)ppGpp synthetase/guanosine-3',5'-bis(diphosphate) 3'-pyrophosphohydrolase yields MLRQYELVERVKSYDPDADEAMLNRAYVYTVQKHGTQKRASGDPYFSHPVEVAGLMTDLKLDQETIVTALLHDTVEDTLATIDDIERNFGADVARLVDGVTKLSKIEQMAENERAAENLRKFLLAMSEDLRVLLVKLADRLHNMRTLHFISKPEKRRRIARETMDIYAPLAERVGMYEYMREMQLLAFEQLEPEAYGTITGRLAQIRSQEGGQVDDIAWAIKQALAEAGLNVEVSGREKHPYSIWKKMAERHVSFEQITDIMAFRVITDTAEDCYRALGVLHRTWSMIPGRFKDYISTPKSNGYRSLHTALVFENSMRMEVQIRTGEMHRTNEFGLAAHWAYKQGGATPDGQVGWLRDLIEILDTAQDAEELLEHAKLAMYQDRIFAFTPKGALYQLPKGATPVDFAFAVHTDLGGTAVGAKINGRHMPLRTPLSNGDIVEIIKGHDTEPQLHWLSFVVTGKARAAIRRSVRMKERDEMVRIGGEIYDSVVARLPQKIGTKARNAALKRLDMADETAMLLAIGEARLSERELMEALVPGSAADLPDDSFWHSPERAVRVRGLKKGTAFELSTCCHPVPGDRIVGLRAGKTVCVHAIDCLELAKNTSEQWIDLQWDPTTDGATGRLKVMLYNRMGTLSEMTGLFSAHHANIANLSLQSRDELFGNYEVDIEVRDLAHLTRIVSALRASDAVAQAERV; encoded by the coding sequence ATGCTGCGCCAATACGAACTTGTCGAACGTGTAAAATCCTACGATCCCGATGCGGACGAGGCGATGCTCAACCGCGCCTATGTCTATACCGTGCAGAAACACGGCACGCAGAAGCGCGCATCGGGCGACCCGTATTTCAGCCATCCGGTCGAGGTCGCGGGCCTGATGACCGACCTCAAGCTCGATCAGGAAACGATCGTCACCGCGCTGCTCCACGACACGGTGGAGGACACGCTGGCCACCATCGACGACATAGAGCGCAATTTCGGCGCCGATGTCGCGCGGCTCGTCGATGGCGTGACGAAGCTGTCGAAGATCGAGCAGATGGCCGAGAACGAGCGCGCGGCCGAAAACCTGCGCAAGTTCCTCCTCGCGATGAGCGAGGATCTGCGCGTGCTGCTGGTGAAGCTTGCCGACCGGCTGCACAATATGCGCACGCTGCACTTCATCTCCAAACCGGAGAAACGCCGCCGCATCGCGCGCGAGACGATGGATATATACGCGCCGCTGGCGGAGCGGGTCGGCATGTACGAATACATGCGCGAGATGCAACTGCTCGCCTTCGAACAGCTCGAGCCCGAAGCCTATGGCACGATCACCGGCCGCCTCGCACAGATCCGCAGCCAGGAGGGCGGGCAGGTCGACGACATCGCCTGGGCGATCAAGCAGGCGCTGGCCGAGGCGGGGCTCAATGTCGAGGTGTCGGGCCGGGAAAAACACCCCTATTCCATCTGGAAGAAGATGGCCGAACGCCATGTGAGTTTCGAACAGATCACCGACATCATGGCGTTTCGCGTCATCACCGACACGGCGGAGGATTGTTACCGCGCTTTGGGCGTGCTGCACCGCACCTGGTCGATGATTCCGGGCCGGTTCAAGGATTACATCTCGACACCGAAATCGAACGGCTACCGTTCGCTTCATACCGCGCTGGTGTTCGAAAATTCGATGCGGATGGAGGTGCAGATCCGCACCGGAGAAATGCATCGCACCAATGAATTCGGCCTCGCCGCGCACTGGGCGTACAAGCAGGGCGGGGCGACGCCCGACGGGCAGGTCGGCTGGCTGCGCGACCTTATCGAGATTCTCGACACGGCGCAGGATGCGGAAGAGCTGCTCGAACATGCGAAGCTGGCGATGTACCAGGATCGCATCTTCGCCTTCACGCCCAAGGGTGCGCTGTATCAGCTTCCGAAGGGGGCAACGCCGGTGGATTTCGCCTTTGCCGTGCATACCGATCTTGGCGGGACGGCGGTGGGCGCGAAGATCAACGGGCGCCACATGCCGCTGCGCACGCCGCTGTCGAACGGCGACATTGTGGAAATCATCAAGGGCCACGATACCGAGCCGCAGCTCCACTGGCTGAGCTTTGTCGTGACCGGCAAGGCGCGCGCCGCGATCCGCCGTTCGGTGCGGATGAAGGAGCGGGACGAGATGGTCCGCATCGGCGGCGAAATCTACGATTCGGTCGTGGCCCGCCTCCCGCAGAAGATCGGGACGAAGGCGCGCAATGCCGCGCTCAAACGGCTCGACATGGCGGATGAGACGGCGATGCTGCTCGCCATCGGCGAAGCGCGGTTGAGCGAGAGGGAATTGATGGAGGCGCTCGTCCCCGGAAGCGCCGCGGACCTGCCCGACGACAGCTTCTGGCATTCGCCGGAACGCGCGGTGCGTGTGCGCGGATTGAAGAAAGGGACGGCGTTCGAGCTTTCGACATGCTGCCATCCGGTGCCGGGCGACCGCATCGTCGGGCTGCGGGCGGGGAAAACGGTATGCGTCCACGCGATCGACTGCCTCGAACTTGCGAAAAACACGTCGGAGCAATGGATCGACCTGCAATGGGACCCGACCACCGACGGCGCGACCGGGCGGTTGAAGGTCATGCTCTACAACCGCATGGGCACGCTCTCCGAAATGACCGGATTGTTCAGCGCGCACCACGCCAATATCGCCAATCTTTCGCTGCAATCGCGCGACGAGCTTTTCGGCAATTACGAGGTGGACATCGAGGTGCGCGACCTCGCCCACCTCACCCGCATCGTCAGCGCATTGCGCGCCAGCGATGCGGTGGCGCAGGCCGAGCGGGTCTGA
- a CDS encoding pseudouridine synthase: MARLILLNKPFGVQSQFSGGAGGDARDTLASFVDVPGVYPAGRLDKDSEGLLLLTDDGRLQSRIAEPRYKLPKTYWAQVEGEPDDAALERLRRGVALKDGTTRPARAERMDPPAIWERVPPVRFRKTVPDRWIALTIAEGRNRQVRRMTAAVGHPTLRLVRWQVGEWTLDGLAPGQWREIAV, translated from the coding sequence GTGGCGCGGCTGATCCTGCTCAACAAGCCGTTCGGCGTGCAATCGCAGTTCAGCGGCGGGGCGGGCGGCGATGCGCGCGACACGCTTGCGTCCTTCGTCGATGTGCCCGGCGTCTATCCCGCCGGGCGGCTGGACAAGGATAGCGAGGGGTTGCTGCTGCTCACCGACGATGGGCGGCTGCAATCGCGCATCGCGGAGCCGCGCTACAAATTGCCCAAGACCTATTGGGCGCAGGTCGAGGGCGAGCCGGACGATGCCGCGCTCGAACGCCTGCGCCGCGGGGTCGCGTTGAAGGATGGCACGACCCGGCCCGCACGCGCCGAACGCATGGACCCGCCCGCGATATGGGAGCGCGTGCCCCCCGTGCGGTTTCGCAAGACCGTGCCCGACCGCTGGATCGCGCTCACCATTGCGGAGGGGCGCAATCGCCAGGTGCGGCGCATGACGGCGGCGGTGGGGCATCCGACGCTGCGGCTGGTGCGCTGGCAGGTGGGGGAATGGACGCTGGACGGGCTCGCACCCGGGCAATGGCGCGAGATCGCGGTTTAG
- the hemF gene encoding oxygen-dependent coproporphyrinogen oxidase, with translation MTEPKTDWTAETAAAREWFEQLRTRICQSFEAIEREAGSDAAFEYTPWTREPDEGETDGGGGTRGVMKGKIFEKVGVNVSTVHGRFKPEFAATINGASAEHPQFTATGISLVAHMANPHVPAVHMNTRFLTTQAAWFGGGGDLNPPIPYEEDTAQFHEAFRKACEGHDDAYYPRFKKWADDYFFIPHRGVHRGVGGIFYDHLECADERQFADNFAFTRDVGEAFLASFPDIVRRRMDHEWDDADYARMLEWRGRYAEFNLVHDRGTLFGLKTGGNIDAILMSLPPLAAWN, from the coding sequence ATGACCGAACCGAAAACCGACTGGACCGCCGAAACCGCCGCCGCGAGGGAGTGGTTCGAACAGCTGCGAACGCGCATCTGCCAAAGTTTCGAGGCGATCGAGCGAGAAGCCGGCAGCGACGCCGCGTTCGAATATACCCCCTGGACCCGCGAACCGGACGAGGGGGAGACCGACGGCGGCGGCGGAACGCGCGGGGTGATGAAGGGGAAGATCTTCGAAAAGGTCGGCGTGAACGTGTCGACCGTGCATGGCCGGTTCAAGCCGGAATTCGCCGCCACCATCAACGGCGCCAGCGCCGAACATCCGCAATTCACCGCCACTGGCATCAGCCTCGTCGCGCACATGGCGAACCCGCACGTGCCGGCGGTGCACATGAACACCCGCTTCCTCACGACGCAGGCGGCATGGTTCGGCGGCGGCGGCGATCTCAACCCGCCGATCCCGTATGAGGAAGATACCGCGCAGTTCCACGAGGCCTTCCGCAAGGCGTGCGAAGGTCATGACGATGCGTATTATCCCCGGTTCAAGAAATGGGCCGACGATTATTTCTTCATCCCGCACCGGGGCGTGCACCGCGGCGTGGGGGGCATATTCTACGACCATCTGGAATGCGCGGACGAGAGGCAGTTCGCCGACAATTTCGCCTTCACCCGCGACGTGGGGGAGGCGTTCCTGGCGTCCTTTCCCGACATCGTGCGGCGCCGCATGGACCATGAATGGGATGACGCGGACTATGCCCGCATGCTCGAATGGCGGGGGCGCTATGCCGAATTCAATCTGGTGCATGACCGGGGCACGCTGTTCGGGCTGAAGACCGGGGGGAATATCGACGCCATATTGATGAGCCTGCCCCCGCTCGCGGCGTGGAATTGA
- the pdeM gene encoding ligase-associated DNA damage response endonuclease PdeM — MVPLSFADQEWRIVDGRALYWPREDALLVADLHLEKASFYARTGQMLPPYDSRETLERVAAAIRSTGARRVFTLGDNFHDAGGPGRLEAHARGMLDALTRAVDWVWITGNHDAKDYLAPAHHRRREADAPGGTQVEELETGGIVLRHQAKAGETRPELSGHFHPRLQIMVKGRRIVRPCAVIGDGANDGDETGTGTGARMILPAFGTLTAGMDAGDAAIVHAMQPARHITAMVPAAGRLLRFPLWQAA, encoded by the coding sequence ATGGTTCCCCTTTCGTTCGCAGATCAGGAATGGCGCATCGTCGATGGCCGCGCGCTCTACTGGCCGCGCGAGGATGCGTTGCTGGTGGCGGACCTGCATCTTGAAAAGGCGAGCTTTTACGCGCGCACCGGACAGATGCTGCCGCCGTATGACAGCCGCGAAACGCTCGAACGGGTGGCCGCCGCGATCCGCAGCACGGGCGCGCGGCGGGTCTTCACGCTGGGCGACAATTTCCACGATGCGGGCGGGCCGGGCCGGCTGGAGGCGCATGCACGCGGCATGCTCGACGCGCTGACGCGGGCGGTGGACTGGGTCTGGATCACCGGCAATCACGATGCGAAGGATTACCTCGCCCCCGCGCATCACCGCCGCCGGGAGGCCGACGCCCCCGGCGGCACGCAGGTCGAGGAACTGGAAACCGGCGGCATCGTGCTGCGCCATCAGGCGAAGGCGGGCGAAACCCGGCCCGAATTGTCCGGCCATTTCCACCCCCGATTGCAGATCATGGTGAAGGGGCGCCGCATCGTCCGGCCCTGTGCCGTGATCGGCGATGGCGCGAACGACGGCGACGAAACGGGCACGGGCACTGGCGCGCGTATGATCCTTCCCGCATTTGGCACGTTGACGGCGGGGATGGATGCGGGCGATGCGGCGATCGTCCATGCCATGCAACCGGCGCGGCATATTACGGCAATGGTGCCCGCGGCGGGGCGGTTGCTGCGCTTTCCCTTGTGGCAGGCGGCGTGA
- the infC gene encoding translation initiation factor IF-3 encodes MQPPVKSGPRYNTMIQSDKVRVIDDEGENLGVMYTREAIERAAETGLDLVEVSPNADPPVCKFLDVGKFRYEAQKKANAQRKTQKTQELKEIKMRPNIDDHDYDVKMRNVNKFLENGDKVKLTLRFRGREMAHQELGMDLLKRVQDDVREIAKVEAFPRLEGRQMLMVLAPK; translated from the coding sequence TTGCAACCGCCGGTCAAGAGCGGCCCGCGATACAACACCATGATTCAGTCCGACAAGGTTCGGGTCATCGACGACGAGGGCGAAAACCTGGGGGTCATGTACACGCGCGAAGCGATCGAGCGCGCGGCTGAGACGGGGCTGGACCTTGTTGAGGTCTCTCCGAACGCAGACCCGCCGGTGTGCAAGTTCCTCGATGTCGGCAAGTTCCGGTACGAGGCGCAGAAGAAAGCCAATGCGCAGCGCAAGACGCAGAAGACGCAGGAGCTTAAAGAAATCAAGATGCGCCCGAACATCGACGATCACGATTACGATGTGAAGATGCGCAACGTGAACAAGTTCCTGGAAAACGGCGACAAGGTGAAACTGACGCTGCGTTTCCGCGGGCGCGAAATGGCGCACCAGGAACTCGGCATGGACCTGTTGAAGCGGGTGCAGGACGATGTTCGCGAAATCGCCAAGGTGGAGGCGTTCCCCCGCCTCGAAGGGCGACAGATGCTGATGGTGCTGGCGCCGAAATAA
- a CDS encoding cystathionine gamma-synthase family protein — MTDTSRPDQPTPRRKPKPALESIGGRKISPTTAMMGYGFDPVLSEGALKPPIFLTSTFAFESAAAGKRHFEGLTGQREGGAEGLVYSRFNGPNQEILEDRLAIWDAAEESLVFSSGMSAIATLLLANCKAGDVILHSGPLYAATEGFISKIMARYGVDYVDFAAGASREDMASAIDEAKEKAKANGGNLAMIYLESPANPTNALVDIEAVAALRDAAFAGEGTVPPIAIDNTFLGPLWQRPLDHGADIVIYSLTKYVGGHSDLVAGGLSGAKKWIDPVRALRNTMGTICDPNTAWMLLRSLETVELRMTRAGENAAKVCAFLADHPKVDRLGYLGMIADASQKDIYDRHCLGSGSTFSVFVKGGEAESFAFLDALKIAKLAVSLGGTETLASHPAAMTHISVPPERKARLGITDNLVRVSIGIEDADDLIADFDQALAQA, encoded by the coding sequence ATGACCGATACGTCCCGACCCGATCAGCCCACCCCGCGCCGCAAGCCTAAACCCGCGCTGGAATCCATTGGCGGGCGCAAGATCTCGCCGACCACCGCGATGATGGGCTATGGCTTCGATCCCGTCCTGTCGGAAGGCGCGCTCAAGCCGCCGATCTTCCTCACCTCCACCTTCGCGTTCGAAAGCGCGGCGGCGGGTAAGCGCCATTTCGAAGGGCTGACCGGGCAACGCGAGGGCGGCGCCGAGGGGCTGGTCTATTCCCGCTTCAACGGCCCGAATCAGGAAATTCTGGAGGACCGGCTGGCCATCTGGGACGCGGCGGAGGAAAGCCTGGTGTTCTCTTCCGGCATGTCGGCGATCGCGACACTGCTGCTCGCCAATTGCAAGGCGGGCGATGTCATCCTGCATTCCGGCCCGCTCTATGCCGCGACCGAAGGATTCATTTCCAAGATCATGGCCCGTTACGGCGTCGATTACGTCGATTTCGCCGCCGGCGCGAGCCGTGAGGACATGGCCAGCGCCATCGACGAGGCAAAGGAGAAGGCGAAGGCAAACGGCGGCAATCTCGCCATGATCTACCTCGAAAGCCCGGCCAATCCGACCAATGCGCTCGTCGATATCGAGGCGGTTGCCGCGCTTCGCGACGCGGCGTTTGCCGGCGAAGGGACCGTACCTCCGATCGCCATCGACAACACGTTCCTCGGCCCGTTGTGGCAACGTCCGCTCGACCATGGGGCCGACATCGTGATCTATTCCCTTACCAAATATGTGGGCGGGCATTCCGATTTGGTTGCGGGCGGCCTGTCTGGCGCGAAAAAATGGATCGACCCGGTCCGTGCGCTGCGCAATACGATGGGCACGATCTGCGACCCGAACACGGCGTGGATGTTGCTGCGCAGCCTGGAGACGGTGGAACTGCGCATGACGCGCGCGGGCGAAAACGCGGCGAAGGTGTGCGCCTTTCTTGCCGACCATCCGAAGGTGGACCGTCTAGGCTATCTCGGCATGATCGCCGATGCCTCGCAAAAGGACATATACGATCGCCATTGCCTCGGCAGCGGCTCGACATTTTCGGTCTTCGTGAAGGGCGGAGAGGCCGAAAGCTTCGCCTTTCTCGACGCGCTGAAAATCGCGAAGCTCGCCGTCAGCCTCGGCGGGACCGAAACGCTGGCGAGCCATCCCGCCGCAATGACGCACATCTCCGTCCCGCCCGAGCGCAAGGCCCGGCTCGGCATCACGGACAATCTCGTGCGGGTCTCCATCGGGATCGAGGATGCGGACGACCTCATCGCCGATTTCGATCAGGCACTGGCGCAGGCATGA
- a CDS encoding alpha/beta fold hydrolase produces the protein MTAPRLLFVHGAAGDARIWNPVIAALPDGWQAEAITLTYFGDAAWPDAGEGFGTALHARELCDHAARMGGDVRIVCWSYAVHVGLQALLDRPELFAGAFFYEAGLPHYLSDADEIERFSRDFRSCFGPVGAALKKDGPVAAVRTLIGPGFARMAPERQAIYESNAAMMPLLMGGGQAPAKIGPPELARIETPCRVAMGADTRPAFALPSRALADALPDCDMVEVPGAQHFLPETDPARFAGLIEEWAAP, from the coding sequence ATGACAGCGCCGCGGCTGCTCTTCGTTCACGGCGCGGCGGGCGATGCGCGGATCTGGAACCCGGTGATCGCCGCCCTGCCCGACGGGTGGCAGGCCGAGGCGATCACCCTTACCTATTTCGGCGATGCGGCCTGGCCTGACGCGGGCGAAGGGTTCGGCACGGCCCTGCATGCGCGCGAATTGTGCGACCATGCCGCGCGCATGGGCGGCGACGTGCGCATCGTGTGCTGGTCCTATGCCGTGCATGTAGGGTTGCAGGCGCTGCTCGACCGGCCGGAATTGTTTGCGGGTGCGTTTTTCTACGAGGCTGGCTTGCCGCATTACCTGTCCGACGCGGACGAGATCGAACGGTTCTCACGCGATTTCAGATCGTGTTTCGGCCCGGTCGGCGCCGCGTTGAAGAAGGATGGGCCGGTCGCCGCGGTGCGTACCCTGATTGGTCCGGGTTTCGCCCGCATGGCGCCGGAGCGGCAGGCCATCTACGAATCCAATGCCGCGATGATGCCCCTGCTCATGGGCGGGGGGCAGGCTCCGGCGAAAATCGGACCGCCCGAACTTGCGCGGATCGAAACGCCGTGCCGCGTCGCGATGGGCGCCGATACCCGCCCCGCCTTCGCCTTGCCGAGCCGCGCGCTGGCGGACGCATTGCCCGATTGCGATATGGTCGAGGTGCCGGGCGCGCAGCATTTCCTGCCCGAAACCGATCCGGCGCGCTTTGCCGGACTGATCGAGGAATGGGCCGCGCCCTAG